From Nevskia ramosa DSM 11499, the proteins below share one genomic window:
- a CDS encoding nucleotidyl transferase AbiEii/AbiGii toxin family protein, producing MAERDVGGLTAAIFEKDIHVTESLAQLFPWPVNAGASLTFCGGTSLSKGHGVIARMSEDIDIKVHLEGHLSGGQQTKAMKAVFEAIAGRLSSAGFEPADDQWLTKADQSRQITMRWRYLPRYAQAIALRPELQIELRLSTLRRPATTRPIWRMVDQFVGDTPNPLIQVPCQNIAETLAEKVMAWLRRRADEIRDPASAKPSDRTLARHLHDVHAIAHRHPGAVDEAVNLFAEVLQEERASYGRSFTDATSPASALQAALQSLDESDRHRSDYDQHVVPLLFSNQNPAFDDVLNTFRDIATRCLLAANPP from the coding sequence ATGGCCGAACGTGACGTCGGCGGTCTCACGGCAGCGATTTTCGAAAAGGACATCCACGTTACCGAAAGCCTGGCCCAACTGTTCCCTTGGCCGGTCAACGCAGGCGCCAGCCTGACCTTCTGCGGCGGCACCAGCCTGTCCAAGGGTCACGGCGTCATCGCCCGCATGTCGGAAGACATCGACATCAAGGTCCACCTGGAAGGGCATTTGAGCGGGGGCCAGCAGACGAAAGCCATGAAGGCGGTCTTCGAAGCCATCGCCGGTCGTCTTTCCAGCGCCGGATTCGAGCCGGCCGACGACCAATGGCTGACCAAGGCCGATCAGTCACGGCAGATAACCATGCGCTGGCGCTACCTCCCCCGATATGCGCAAGCCATCGCCCTGCGGCCTGAACTGCAAATCGAACTGCGCCTGTCCACCCTTCGGCGACCAGCAACAACCAGGCCGATCTGGCGAATGGTTGACCAGTTTGTCGGCGACACCCCGAACCCGCTGATCCAGGTGCCCTGCCAGAACATCGCCGAAACCCTCGCCGAAAAGGTCATGGCGTGGCTGCGGCGGCGGGCCGACGAGATCCGCGACCCAGCATCAGCCAAGCCATCGGACCGTACGCTTGCCCGGCATCTGCATGATGTTCACGCCATCGCGCACCGGCACCCCGGTGCCGTGGACGAGGCCGTGAACCTGTTTGCCGAAGTTCTCCAAGAAGAACGCGCCAGCTATGGCCGCAGTTTCACCGATGCGACCAGCCCGGCATCGGCCCTTCAGGCCGCACTGCAAAGCCTCGACGAATCCGATCGGCATCGGTCGGACTACGACCAGCACGTTGTCCCCTTGCTGTTTTCCAACCAGAACCCCGCCTTCGACGATGTCCTGAATACCTTTCGGGACATCGCGACGCGTTGCCTGCTCGCCGCCAACCCACCATGA
- a CDS encoding DUF6088 family protein, producing MNIIERLKRSIALRGDDVFVRADFAKLGSDEQVGRAIKTLQADGRIVRLGKGVYARAKPSALSGKPIPVRPVEELAPAALKKLGVQVRPSLAAQRYNAQATTQIPAGVVLNTGRKRISRKISFGNVTVRYENDFSRTR from the coding sequence GTGAACATCATCGAACGCCTCAAGCGGTCCATCGCCCTGCGCGGCGACGATGTCTTCGTGCGCGCAGACTTCGCCAAGCTCGGCAGCGATGAACAGGTCGGCCGCGCCATCAAGACCTTGCAGGCGGATGGCCGCATCGTTCGCCTTGGCAAGGGTGTCTATGCCCGCGCCAAGCCCAGCGCCCTCTCCGGCAAGCCCATCCCGGTCCGTCCGGTGGAAGAACTCGCACCGGCGGCGTTGAAAAAGCTCGGCGTCCAGGTCCGGCCGTCACTTGCGGCGCAGCGCTACAACGCCCAGGCCACCACCCAGATCCCGGCCGGAGTCGTGCTCAACACCGGGCGCAAGCGGATTTCCCGAAAGATCAGCTTCGGCAACGTGACCGTCCGCTATGAGAACGATTTCAGCCGAACACGCTGA